The following are from one region of the Rosistilla carotiformis genome:
- a CDS encoding DUF1559 domain-containing protein, which translates to MKKRNPQRSRGGFTLVELLVVIAIIGILVGLLLPAVQAAREAARRMQCGNNLKQIGLAMHNYHDTYRVFPSGCLDSNPATSTPVDAANNNNGLGWATCLLPFIEQSPLYDQIGSETGSFGRSWQDKNGDGTTNDPIDSSKVVVDAYVCPSDPMSGINSDKSNYGKSNYLAIAGHSAVQRTGSGADKPTQNGMFYENSKRSFRDVTDGTSNTMFVSERTTKNDRVGSLQCGGTDCNWAGGIWIGPRLNGSSVGWDTGVQLLDITNVGGGSLTYGLGRTTASWADDWSAKGCHPGGMQATLGDGSVRFITETIDLTIYRYLHTPQDGNVIGPY; encoded by the coding sequence GTGAAAAAACGCAATCCTCAACGAAGCCGTGGCGGCTTCACGCTTGTCGAATTGTTGGTGGTGATCGCCATCATCGGGATCTTGGTCGGCTTACTGCTACCCGCGGTGCAGGCAGCCCGTGAAGCAGCTCGCCGGATGCAATGCGGTAACAATCTGAAACAGATTGGCTTGGCGATGCACAACTATCACGACACTTACCGGGTCTTCCCCTCGGGATGTTTGGACAGCAACCCCGCCACAAGCACGCCTGTCGATGCTGCGAACAACAACAACGGACTCGGCTGGGCGACCTGCCTGCTACCATTCATCGAACAATCCCCACTGTACGATCAGATCGGCTCGGAAACCGGCAGCTTTGGCCGGTCGTGGCAAGATAAAAACGGCGATGGCACGACCAACGACCCCATCGATTCGTCAAAGGTAGTCGTCGATGCCTACGTTTGCCCTTCCGACCCAATGTCTGGGATTAATTCGGACAAATCGAATTACGGCAAATCGAACTACCTGGCAATTGCAGGGCACTCGGCGGTGCAACGAACGGGCAGCGGGGCGGACAAACCGACCCAAAACGGAATGTTCTACGAAAATTCAAAACGTAGCTTTCGCGACGTGACCGACGGAACGAGCAACACGATGTTTGTTTCGGAACGAACGACCAAGAACGACCGCGTCGGCTCGCTGCAATGCGGCGGCACCGACTGCAACTGGGCGGGTGGAATCTGGATCGGTCCGCGGCTAAACGGCAGCTCGGTTGGCTGGGATACTGGCGTCCAATTGCTGGACATCACCAACGTGGGCGGAGGTTCGTTAACCTATGGCCTCGGACGCACCACCGCCTCTTGGGCTGACGACTGGTCCGCCAAGGGCTGCCATCCAGGCGGGATGCAAGCGACTCTGGGAGACGGTTCGGTTCGGTTCATCACTGAAACGATCGATCTGACGATCTACCGCTACCTGCACACGCCTCAAGACGGCAATGTGATCGGCCCCTACTAA
- a CDS encoding transthyretin-like family protein yields MTSIGCGDSSGLVMPETGQVEGIVTMDGAPLANVSIIFQPQDDPNARASMGVSDEQGHYSLSYHTDKQGALIGSHKVSVTTPTDAPDPSGQAKEPIPAKYNSKTELVVEVTAGSNDILLELTSK; encoded by the coding sequence GTGACTTCGATAGGCTGCGGCGACAGCAGCGGTCTGGTGATGCCCGAGACGGGGCAGGTCGAAGGCATCGTCACGATGGACGGCGCTCCATTGGCGAACGTTTCGATCATTTTCCAGCCGCAAGACGATCCCAACGCTCGGGCTTCGATGGGGGTCAGCGACGAACAGGGACACTATTCGCTCAGCTACCACACCGACAAGCAGGGGGCATTGATTGGATCTCACAAGGTCAGCGTAACGACGCCGACCGACGCCCCCGACCCATCGGGGCAAGCCAAAGAACCGATTCCCGCGAAATACAATTCCAAGACCGAATTGGTTGTTGAAGTCACCGCTGGCTCCAATGACATCCTGCTCGAACTGACTTCGAAATAG
- a CDS encoding DUF1559 domain-containing protein has translation MTQTPQRRSRRGFTLVELLVVIAIIGILVGLLLPAVQAAREAARRMQCSNNMKQLGLALHNYHDTYRVFPPGCIDSNRKTNSPTDALSNNNGLGWGTLLLPFIEQSPLYDQIGLETGSFGRSWQDKNNDGTANDPIDSAKVVIDAFVCPSDPMSGLNSDKSGYGKSNYMAIAGRYAVQTDANGSPLGQRNGMFFENSNRKFRDVIDGTSNTLFISERTTQNDNANSTQCGGAPCNWGGGLWIGPRIVTSSATWHTGVYLFDVTNVGGYDTGYSLTHGFGRSSATWAADWNAKGCHPGGMQATLGDGSVRFITETVDFDVYRNLHTPQDGNVIGPF, from the coding sequence ATGACACAGACTCCACAGCGACGAAGCCGTCGCGGCTTCACTTTGGTTGAACTTCTGGTGGTAATCGCCATCATCGGGATCCTCGTCGGCTTGCTCTTGCCAGCCGTCCAGGCAGCGCGTGAAGCGGCTCGCCGGATGCAATGCAGCAACAACATGAAACAGCTTGGCCTTGCCCTGCACAACTACCACGACACCTACCGGGTTTTCCCACCAGGATGCATCGACAGCAACCGCAAGACGAACTCCCCAACCGACGCCCTCAGCAATAACAATGGGCTGGGGTGGGGCACTCTCCTGCTTCCATTCATCGAACAATCCCCGCTCTACGACCAAATCGGCCTCGAAACGGGCAGCTTTGGGCGATCGTGGCAGGATAAAAACAACGACGGCACGGCAAACGACCCCATCGATTCGGCCAAGGTTGTGATCGACGCGTTCGTCTGCCCATCGGATCCGATGTCAGGCCTCAACTCCGACAAGAGCGGTTATGGAAAATCGAACTACATGGCAATCGCAGGCCGTTATGCGGTTCAAACCGACGCAAACGGATCCCCGCTGGGCCAACGCAACGGGATGTTCTTTGAGAACTCCAACCGTAAGTTCCGGGACGTCATCGACGGTACCTCCAACACATTGTTCATCTCCGAGAGAACGACCCAAAACGACAACGCCAACTCGACGCAGTGCGGCGGAGCACCATGCAACTGGGGAGGTGGCCTGTGGATCGGCCCGCGTATCGTCACCAGTTCCGCAACGTGGCACACCGGAGTTTATTTGTTCGATGTCACCAACGTTGGCGGCTACGATACCGGGTACAGCTTGACCCACGGCTTCGGACGCAGCAGTGCGACTTGGGCCGCCGACTGGAACGCCAAGGGATGTCACCCCGGCGGAATGCAAGCGACTCTCGGCGACGGTTCGGTCCGATTCATCACCGAAACTGTCGACTTCGACGTCTACCGCAATCTCCACACGCCGCAGGACGGAAACGTAATCGGCCCGTTCTAG
- a CDS encoding carboxypeptidase-like regulatory domain-containing protein, producing MKVFYNVTTPWRFVDSKNSNATHASFLVAILLLIASVGCGRSSGLVMPETGEVEGIVTMDGQPLPNVSVIFQPQDDPQARASMGVTDAQGHYTLSYHTDKQGALIGSHKVSVTTPTDAPDPSGQAEDPIPAKYNSKSELVVEVQAGSNDIPLELTSK from the coding sequence ATGAAAGTATTCTACAACGTGACCACCCCTTGGCGATTCGTCGACTCGAAGAACTCAAACGCAACCCATGCTTCTTTCTTGGTGGCGATCCTATTGCTGATCGCTTCGGTCGGTTGTGGCCGCAGCAGCGGTTTAGTGATGCCAGAGACCGGCGAGGTCGAAGGGATCGTCACGATGGATGGCCAGCCGTTGCCAAATGTTTCCGTCATTTTCCAACCTCAAGACGATCCCCAGGCTCGTGCTTCGATGGGAGTTACCGACGCTCAGGGGCACTACACGCTCAGCTACCACACTGACAAACAAGGGGCGTTGATCGGATCGCACAAGGTCAGTGTCACCACCCCCACCGATGCTCCCGATCCTTCGGGGCAGGCCGAGGATCCGATCCCGGCAAAATACAATTCGAAAAGCGAACTGGTCGTCGAAGTCCAAGCCGGCTCCAACGACATTCCGCTCGAACTCACTTCGAAATAA
- a CDS encoding FG-GAP repeat domain-containing protein: MISLDAASEGLPQITNVQILDFDGDGNVEVLACDSLKNQVLLFRMRDGKWQEEVLVRDVAAPAHATAVDIDSDGDLDLVVSVLGNILPDDSVIGRVELFESTPEGYRRHVILDDVRRVADVQPADFDGDGDIDLAVAVFGYSRGSILWLENRGQLKFRDHLLHTAPGTIHVPIADYDGDGDPDIAAIVTQDEEELWGFENLGNGEFKKRRLWMTINHDLGSAGLVQADLDGDGDPDLILPAGDNLEDLDAYPQPYHGCYWFENQGDWTFQIRRIADLGGTYAADVGDFDSDGDLDVVLASMTNNWNRTDTASLVWLENDGQQNFTTWQIASDPIHLVTVAAGDLDGDGSDDIVAGALNLRKPFQRVGRVSAWLNRGEAKQ, translated from the coding sequence ATGATCTCTTTGGACGCTGCGTCGGAGGGCTTGCCGCAGATTACAAACGTCCAAATTTTGGATTTTGATGGGGATGGAAACGTCGAGGTGCTCGCTTGCGATTCGCTGAAGAATCAGGTGCTGCTGTTCCGCATGCGTGATGGAAAGTGGCAAGAAGAGGTTTTGGTCCGCGACGTCGCCGCCCCCGCCCACGCGACCGCTGTCGATATCGATTCCGATGGCGATCTCGATTTGGTCGTCTCGGTGCTTGGAAACATCCTGCCGGACGACAGTGTGATCGGGCGAGTCGAGTTGTTTGAGTCGACGCCCGAGGGGTATCGGCGGCATGTGATCTTGGACGATGTACGGCGCGTCGCCGATGTCCAGCCGGCCGACTTCGACGGTGATGGCGATATTGATCTCGCGGTGGCTGTCTTTGGGTACTCTCGCGGTTCGATCCTGTGGCTCGAAAATCGCGGTCAATTGAAGTTCCGCGATCACCTGTTGCACACCGCTCCGGGGACGATCCACGTTCCGATCGCCGATTACGATGGCGATGGCGATCCGGACATCGCGGCGATCGTCACGCAGGACGAAGAAGAGTTGTGGGGCTTTGAGAATCTTGGCAATGGTGAATTCAAGAAACGCCGATTGTGGATGACGATCAATCACGATCTCGGCAGCGCGGGGTTGGTGCAAGCCGATCTCGATGGAGATGGCGATCCCGATCTGATCTTGCCTGCGGGGGACAACCTGGAGGATCTCGATGCCTATCCGCAGCCGTATCACGGTTGTTATTGGTTTGAGAACCAAGGCGACTGGACGTTCCAGATCCGTCGCATCGCGGATCTGGGAGGGACCTACGCGGCGGACGTCGGCGATTTTGATTCCGATGGCGATCTCGACGTCGTGTTGGCCAGCATGACAAACAATTGGAATCGAACCGATACGGCGAGTCTTGTTTGGTTGGAAAACGATGGCCAACAGAACTTCACGACCTGGCAGATTGCCAGCGATCCGATCCATCTGGTCACCGTCGCCGCCGGAGATCTCGATGGCGATGGCAGCGACGATATCGTGGCGGGGGCATTAAATCTGCGGAAACCGTTTCAGCGGGTGGGGCGTGTGAGTGCGTGGTTAAATCGCGGGGAGGCAAAGCAATGA
- a CDS encoding tetratricopeptide repeat protein, which yields MKRLKKLLVVVLLLEIVLCGLYVKRRLWRHHVVLPTVTLDDPLLATEFQELADQAAAGGSEEWQALGEGLLGQGFYGEAEHAFRAAVDIDPGNYMAQFALAFCLDRTGRIAESSEAYLKASEIERKSKQLIGSVEHCLYQVGKNELRAEDAGAAIDRFASQAGFAPASYQYAKLLVRDGKVDRALPVLEMQLGKTPLSLKFNALRLQALEATGQQALAAQAADVLQRSRYMIPIDMSTNFVTPLNQRLGIARKLQEYNELLATGDMDLLAKHLQTMWDLAEPTTLHQKSAILISMAEVAFQRRRAEEILQAVDRLKAIGVSSPDMLQMEGAAYQMNGDIDRAIGLWLRASKMSPNIPLHQILADAYQEKNDDARRDFHLGQAGLLEAKQAFWNNQWEPAKQAAQRAIDADPSLDQAWFYLAEIERALGNAQPALEAYQKCLDLNPNRGRALAAAARLRDAAAAAP from the coding sequence ATGAAACGTTTGAAGAAGCTTTTGGTCGTTGTCTTGTTGCTCGAGATCGTCCTCTGCGGACTCTACGTGAAACGGCGTTTGTGGCGTCATCATGTCGTGTTGCCGACCGTGACGCTGGACGATCCGCTGCTGGCGACGGAGTTCCAAGAACTCGCCGATCAGGCGGCTGCGGGGGGGAGCGAGGAATGGCAGGCTCTCGGCGAAGGCTTGCTGGGCCAAGGCTTTTACGGCGAGGCGGAGCATGCGTTTCGGGCGGCGGTCGATATCGATCCGGGCAACTACATGGCTCAATTCGCGCTAGCCTTCTGCTTGGACCGAACGGGGCGGATCGCCGAGAGCAGCGAAGCGTATTTAAAGGCATCGGAAATTGAACGCAAGTCGAAGCAATTGATCGGTTCGGTCGAGCACTGTTTGTATCAAGTCGGCAAAAACGAACTGCGCGCCGAGGATGCGGGGGCGGCGATCGATCGCTTTGCCAGCCAAGCCGGTTTTGCTCCCGCCAGTTACCAATACGCCAAACTGCTGGTTCGCGACGGTAAGGTCGATCGCGCTTTGCCGGTGTTGGAGATGCAGCTTGGAAAAACGCCGCTGTCGTTGAAATTCAATGCGCTGCGATTGCAGGCGCTCGAAGCGACAGGCCAGCAGGCGTTGGCAGCCCAAGCGGCCGACGTACTGCAGCGGTCGCGGTACATGATTCCTATCGATATGAGCACCAACTTCGTGACCCCTCTGAACCAGCGGTTGGGGATTGCTCGGAAGCTGCAGGAATACAACGAACTGCTCGCCACAGGCGATATGGATCTGCTGGCGAAGCATTTGCAGACAATGTGGGATTTGGCCGAACCGACGACGCTTCACCAAAAGAGTGCGATCCTGATCAGCATGGCGGAGGTTGCGTTTCAGCGGCGTCGCGCCGAGGAGATCCTGCAAGCCGTCGATCGCTTAAAAGCAATCGGTGTCAGCAGTCCCGACATGCTGCAAATGGAAGGGGCGGCGTATCAAATGAATGGTGACATCGATCGTGCGATTGGGTTGTGGCTGCGGGCCAGCAAGATGTCTCCCAATATTCCGCTGCACCAGATATTGGCCGACGCCTACCAGGAAAAGAACGACGACGCCCGGCGCGATTTTCACCTCGGCCAGGCCGGGTTGTTGGAAGCGAAGCAGGCGTTCTGGAATAACCAATGGGAACCGGCGAAACAGGCGGCCCAGCGGGCGATCGATGCCGATCCGTCGCTCGATCAAGCTTGGTTCTACCTGGCGGAGATCGAACGCGCGCTGGGCAATGCGCAGCCAGCGTTGGAGGCTTACCAAAAGTGTTTGGATCTGAACCCCAATCGCGGTCGCGCATTGGCAGCGGCCGCACGGCTTCGCGACGCCGCCGCTGCCGCGCCGTAG
- a CDS encoding GNAT family N-acetyltransferase, which yields MSGVRYPDGWRVELLDKSHNRKSFRCGQTQVESWLKKSALQSQKKHLSSTKVLLDADAHLVGYYTLATSQVDFSDLPAELARSLPQRGLPVAVLAWLGVASSFQHRGIGQRLLATALKDCLDASQTFSFIAVILDCVDEPSKQFYQRFDFATLPGYPMRMYLPFKTLQQLAT from the coding sequence GTGAGCGGCGTCCGCTATCCCGACGGATGGCGTGTTGAACTGCTCGACAAATCGCACAACCGGAAAAGTTTCCGTTGCGGGCAGACGCAAGTCGAATCGTGGCTGAAGAAGTCTGCGTTGCAGAGCCAAAAGAAGCACCTTAGTTCGACCAAGGTCTTATTGGATGCCGATGCACATCTGGTCGGCTACTACACGCTAGCGACTTCACAGGTCGACTTTTCCGACCTCCCGGCCGAGCTCGCTCGGTCGCTTCCTCAACGAGGACTCCCCGTGGCGGTACTCGCTTGGTTAGGAGTTGCCAGTTCGTTTCAGCACCGAGGGATCGGACAACGCTTGCTTGCGACCGCGTTGAAAGACTGTCTCGACGCGTCCCAAACCTTCTCGTTCATTGCGGTCATACTCGATTGCGTCGACGAACCATCAAAGCAGTTCTATCAGCGTTTTGATTTCGCGACTTTGCCCGGTTACCCGATGCGAATGTATCTGCCATTCAAAACACTTCAGCAATTGGCAACATAG
- a CDS encoding type II toxin -antitoxin system TacA 1-like antitoxin, with protein sequence MQKTSSLMVRLDEQSKATLNAAAELRRISVSDYVRSVVVGQAERELAAAEAQTIAMTAEEQLQFWNALAKPPKLSKAQKELGAMMRGEA encoded by the coding sequence ATGCAAAAAACAAGCTCACTGATGGTCCGACTGGACGAACAGTCCAAAGCGACGCTGAATGCGGCCGCTGAACTTCGACGAATCAGCGTCAGCGACTACGTCCGCAGCGTTGTCGTAGGACAAGCCGAACGGGAATTGGCAGCTGCCGAAGCGCAGACGATTGCCATGACGGCCGAAGAGCAGTTGCAGTTCTGGAATGCTCTGGCCAAGCCGCCTAAACTGTCCAAGGCTCAAAAAGAGCTGGGAGCGATGATGCGAGGCGAGGCGTGA
- the hisN gene encoding histidinol-phosphatase has protein sequence MTTTPPSEWSTRDEGRVAAMIDLAHAAGQLTLNFFGDATLAVDRKGDASPVTEADRSAERLIRQRVAESYGDDAILGEEFADTQGSSGYRWIVDPIDGTKSFICGVPLYSTLVAVEKDDQVIAGAIVIPALGESIVAAIGSGAWHRRNRDASWTAAHVSPCDRIEDAVFLTSQVDSFANRGAAAAYDKLQFSASITRSWGDAYGYLLVATGRADIMVDPIVNPYDVAAVQPVLTEAGGQFSDWKGNPTIRGGDAFGTNGHLHAQVLSHLGG, from the coding sequence GTGACGACAACTCCTCCCAGTGAATGGTCCACGCGCGACGAAGGTCGCGTCGCAGCGATGATCGACTTGGCCCATGCCGCCGGCCAACTGACGCTCAACTTCTTCGGCGACGCGACACTTGCTGTCGATCGCAAAGGAGACGCCTCGCCGGTGACCGAAGCCGATCGCAGCGCCGAGCGACTGATCCGCCAACGGGTCGCCGAATCGTATGGCGACGATGCGATCCTGGGCGAAGAGTTTGCCGACACGCAGGGCAGTTCGGGCTACCGTTGGATCGTCGATCCGATCGACGGCACGAAGTCGTTCATCTGTGGTGTTCCACTCTATTCGACGCTTGTCGCCGTGGAGAAAGATGACCAAGTGATCGCCGGGGCGATCGTGATCCCCGCCCTGGGCGAATCGATCGTCGCAGCGATTGGCAGTGGCGCGTGGCATCGCCGCAACCGTGATGCCTCTTGGACCGCGGCCCACGTCTCGCCTTGCGACCGCATCGAAGACGCCGTCTTTCTGACCAGCCAAGTCGACAGCTTTGCCAACCGCGGAGCCGCCGCGGCGTACGACAAGCTTCAATTCTCGGCATCGATCACTCGCAGCTGGGGCGATGCGTACGGCTACCTGTTAGTCGCCACCGGCCGCGCCGACATCATGGTCGATCCGATCGTCAACCCTTACGACGTCGCCGCCGTCCAGCCGGTCCTGACCGAAGCCGGCGGCCAATTCAGCGACTGGAAAGGCAATCCAACGATCCGCGGCGGCGACGCCTTCGGCACCAACGGCCACCTGCACGCCCAAGTCCTATCGCACCTCGGCGGCTAA
- a CDS encoding signal peptidase II encodes MEKATMLSPNGDPQVLANAPAGRSNPPLQSRDGSPLSHSNPLPAIPANRYVTFFALAILGAIADLWTKQAMFAWRGLPGMRPPHWVVEGYVGIETAVNIGAVFGIGAGKGQLFAAISVVAAIAIFVWLFVKRAAHQWLLTIALGCVMGGIIGNLYDRLGLWWEPGMDPRWQSGVRDWILFQASDTLKWPNFNIADSLLVCGAAMLIYRSFFPVDEFDDDKPNSREESNEAHRDDNSSQ; translated from the coding sequence GTGGAGAAAGCGACGATGCTCAGTCCCAACGGCGATCCGCAGGTGCTAGCAAACGCCCCCGCCGGCCGCTCCAATCCCCCTCTCCAATCGCGTGACGGAAGCCCCTTGTCGCACTCCAACCCTTTGCCAGCCATTCCCGCCAACCGCTACGTCACCTTTTTCGCACTGGCAATCCTCGGTGCGATCGCCGATCTGTGGACCAAGCAAGCGATGTTCGCATGGCGTGGGCTGCCCGGCATGCGGCCGCCCCACTGGGTTGTCGAAGGTTATGTTGGCATCGAAACCGCCGTGAACATCGGCGCCGTCTTTGGAATCGGCGCCGGCAAGGGACAGCTGTTTGCGGCGATCTCGGTCGTCGCGGCGATCGCCATCTTCGTCTGGCTGTTCGTCAAACGAGCCGCCCACCAGTGGCTGCTGACCATCGCCCTGGGATGCGTGATGGGAGGCATCATCGGCAACCTCTACGATCGGCTCGGATTGTGGTGGGAACCGGGCATGGATCCGCGTTGGCAATCGGGAGTCCGCGATTGGATTCTGTTCCAAGCCAGCGACACACTGAAATGGCCCAACTTCAACATCGCCGACAGCCTGCTGGTCTGCGGCGCGGCGATGCTGATCTACCGATCGTTTTTCCCTGTCGATGAATTCGACGACGACAAACCCAACTCTCGAGAAGAATCCAACGAGGCGCACCGTGACGACAACTCCTCCCAGTGA
- the thrC gene encoding threonine synthase, with protein sequence MLQTKPSHRKTEGIALQKCISPSCGATYEAESVRTSCDRCGDLVDVVYDWDRGTVPTKLKDFEQFWTQRHDRLRFSGVWRFKELLPFAPDDKIVTVGEGQTLLQQAESVAQYVGMNAGQLYLQYEGMNPSGSFKDNGMCAAFTHAHMMGAKRAACASTGNTSASLAMYCAVSQLMKAVIFVGSGKIAYGKLSQALEYGALTVQIAGDFDDAMIRVKQVSDELGIYLVNSVNPFRLEGQKTIMFRVLEALQWEVPDWIVVPGGNLGNSSAFGKAFTELKELGLIDRIPRLAVINASGADTLYELYERRGVRWNGGNVDMDPIRAFYDEMDRDGAKADTIASAIEINRPVNLKKCLRALEACDGVVRQVSDQEILDAKAKVGAGGIGCEPASAASVAGAKMLRREGVIAPSDRVVCILTGHQLKDPTATVAYHTTDQAVFNDVLGSRGVQRASFANRAVALPNDLEEIIKAIRLYS encoded by the coding sequence ATGCTCCAGACGAAACCATCGCATCGCAAGACCGAAGGAATCGCGCTTCAGAAGTGCATCTCGCCCTCCTGTGGCGCCACCTACGAGGCGGAGTCGGTGCGCACCAGTTGCGATCGGTGCGGCGATCTGGTCGACGTGGTCTACGATTGGGATCGCGGTACGGTTCCGACAAAGTTGAAGGACTTCGAACAATTCTGGACGCAGCGGCACGATCGGCTGCGGTTCAGCGGTGTTTGGCGATTTAAAGAGTTGCTGCCATTTGCCCCCGACGACAAGATCGTCACCGTGGGGGAAGGTCAGACGTTGCTGCAGCAGGCGGAATCGGTCGCCCAATACGTCGGTATGAACGCGGGCCAGTTGTATCTGCAGTACGAGGGGATGAACCCGTCGGGCAGCTTCAAAGACAACGGCATGTGTGCCGCCTTCACTCACGCGCACATGATGGGTGCCAAGCGAGCGGCTTGTGCCAGCACCGGCAACACCAGCGCGTCGTTGGCGATGTATTGTGCGGTCAGCCAATTGATGAAGGCGGTTATCTTCGTCGGATCGGGCAAGATCGCCTACGGCAAGCTCAGTCAGGCCCTGGAGTATGGTGCGTTAACCGTGCAAATCGCTGGCGACTTCGACGATGCGATGATCCGCGTCAAGCAGGTCAGCGATGAACTGGGGATCTATCTGGTCAACAGCGTGAATCCCTTCCGGCTGGAAGGCCAGAAGACGATCATGTTCCGCGTTCTCGAAGCGTTGCAGTGGGAAGTTCCCGATTGGATCGTTGTTCCCGGCGGCAACTTGGGGAACAGCAGTGCGTTTGGCAAGGCGTTTACCGAGCTGAAGGAACTGGGGCTGATCGATCGGATTCCACGCTTGGCAGTGATCAACGCATCGGGAGCCGACACGCTGTACGAACTGTACGAACGCCGCGGCGTCCGTTGGAACGGCGGCAATGTCGACATGGATCCGATCCGTGCGTTCTACGACGAGATGGACCGCGATGGGGCCAAGGCGGACACGATCGCCAGCGCGATTGAGATCAATCGCCCGGTGAATTTGAAGAAGTGTCTGCGCGCGTTGGAAGCTTGCGATGGCGTCGTCCGCCAGGTCTCCGACCAAGAGATCCTGGACGCCAAGGCGAAGGTGGGCGCTGGCGGAATCGGTTGCGAACCGGCCAGTGCAGCAAGCGTTGCCGGAGCGAAGATGCTTCGCCGCGAAGGGGTGATCGCCCCGAGCGACCGCGTCGTCTGCATCCTGACCGGGCATCAGTTGAAAGACCCGACAGCGACCGTCGCCTATCACACGACTGACCAGGCGGTCTTTAACGACGTCTTGGGAAGCCGCGGCGTGCAGCGGGCCAGTTTTGCCAACCGAGCTGTCGCGTTGCCCAACGATTTGGAAGAGATCATCAAAGCGATCCGGTTGTATTCTTAA
- a CDS encoding YraN family protein translates to MLTQLMRRFDDWRFGKIDLSRPLGERGERAAERYLRKLGYRIVSQNDRQGIGEIDLVAVDKRTVVFVEVKTRTSDHRGHPADRIDADKERRLTRAALSFLKRHRLLEHRARIDVIAVWWPPGLEQPERIEHYKNAVEPTGQYQWFS, encoded by the coding sequence GTGCTTACACAACTAATGCGTCGATTCGACGACTGGCGGTTTGGTAAAATCGATCTCAGTCGCCCCCTGGGAGAGCGTGGCGAGCGGGCTGCGGAGCGCTATCTTCGCAAGCTGGGCTATCGGATCGTCTCGCAGAATGATCGCCAGGGAATCGGAGAGATCGATCTGGTGGCAGTCGACAAACGAACTGTGGTGTTCGTCGAGGTCAAGACGCGGACAAGCGATCATCGCGGACATCCGGCGGACCGGATCGATGCCGACAAAGAGCGGCGACTGACACGCGCCGCCCTCTCGTTTCTGAAACGCCATCGGTTGTTAGAGCACCGGGCGCGGATCGATGTGATCGCCGTCTGGTGGCCGCCGGGGCTGGAGCAGCCCGAGCGGATCGAACACTACAAGAACGCTGTCGAGCCGACTGGTCAGTACCAATGGTTCAGCTGA